The following proteins are co-located in the Halorussus caseinilyticus genome:
- a CDS encoding SelT/SelW/SelH family protein, which yields MTEVEIEYCVPCGMLDRAQDVQHALLSEYGERLDSVALVTGDNGVFEVRADGERVFDKEEDEFDVDAIVESVGETVSALA from the coding sequence ATGACGGAAGTCGAAATCGAGTACTGCGTCCCCTGCGGGATGCTCGACCGGGCACAGGACGTACAGCACGCGCTTCTCAGCGAGTACGGAGAGCGACTGGATTCGGTGGCGCTGGTGACTGGGGATAACGGCGTCTTCGAGGTTCGTGCCGACGGCGAACGGGTCTTCGACAAGGAGGAAGACGAGTTCGACGTGGACGCCATCGTCGAGTCGGTCGGCGAGACGGTTTCGGCGCTGGCGTGA